A stretch of Ranitomeya variabilis isolate aRanVar5 chromosome 3, aRanVar5.hap1, whole genome shotgun sequence DNA encodes these proteins:
- the HSPA13 gene encoding heat shock 70 kDa protein 13 encodes MAGEMTILGSAILTLLLAGYLAQQYLPMPTPKVIGIDLGTTYCSVGVFHPGTGVVKVITDSSGHQSIPSIVSFTEDDVYAGYEGLELADSNPQNTIYDAKRFIGKTFTHEELERESDRYPFKVLYKNGEAVYSIKTNETFTVTPEYIGSQLLLTLKKMAEEYLGLPVSKAVISVPAEFDERQRNYTVKAANLAGLDILRIINEPTAAAMAYGLHKADVFNVLVVDLGGGTLDVSLLNKQGGMFLTRSMAGNNKLGGQDFNQRLLQYLYDSIYTTYGSLPPLKEEIHRLRQSVEAVKLNLTLYNSSWVRMPLTLPTRQPRKADEQSEKMEEAARREEDRQHDHSNMEQVHFEAEISRKLFEHLNEDLFQKVLVPIERVLKEGHLQKDEVDEIVLVGGSTRIPRIRKVIRDYFDKEPNTSVDPDLAVVTGVAIQAGIVGGSWPLQVSAIEIPNRHLRKTNFN; translated from the exons GTTCTGCTATTCTGACTCTGCTCCTGGCGGGCTACCTGGCACAGCAATATCTCCCTATGCCTACTCCAAAGGTGATTGGCATAGATCTTGGAACGACGTACTGCTCGGTTGGTGTCTTTCATCCTGGCACAGGAGTAGTAAAAGTCATCACAGATAGCAGCGGACATCAGAGTATACCGAGCATCGTGTCCTTCACTGAAGACGACGTGTACGCCGGGTACGAAGGCCTGGAGCTCGCCGACTCCAATCCACAGAACACCATCTACGACGCCAAAAGATTTATTGGAAAAACGTTTACCCATGAGGAGCTGGAAAGAGAAAGTGACAGGTATCCGTTCAAG GTTCTCTACAAAAATGGGGAAGCTGTGTATTCGATCAAAACCAACGAGACCTTTACCGTGACCCCGGAGTACATTGGCTCTCAGCTGCTTCTAACGCTAAAGAAGATGGCGGAGGAGTATCTTGGTCTTCCGGTCTCGAAAGCTGTCATCTCAGTGCCGGCAGAGTTCGATGAAAGACAGCGCAACTACACTGTTAAGGCGGCTAATCTCGCAG GTCTAGATATTTTGAGGATCATCAATGAGCCCACAGCAGCAGCCATGGCCTACGGACTACACAAGGCTGACGTGTTCAATGTGCTGGTGGTGGATTTGGGAGGAGGAACGCTGGATGTCTCCCTCCTGAACAAGCAAGGAGGGATGTTCCTAACGAGATCCATGGCGG GTAACAATAAGCTCGGCGGACAGGATTTCAATCAGAGGCTTCTACAGTATTTATATGACAGTATTTATACCACATACGGGTCACTGCCACCACTGAAAGAAGAAATCCACAGGCTCCGGCAGTCCGTGGAGGCCGTCAAGTTGAACCTCACCTTGTACAATTCCTCCTGGGTCCGTATGCCACTGACACTGCCCACACGACAACCACGTAAAGCGGATGAGCAGAGCGAAAAGATGGAGGAAGCCGCACGGCGTGAGGAGGACCGTCAGCATGACCACAGCAATATGGAGCAGGTCCATTTTGAAGCTGAGATTTCACGAAAGCTCTTTGAGCACCTGAACGAAGACCTTTTCCAAAAGGTCTTGGTGCCCATTGAACGAGTGCTAAAGGAAGGACACCTCCAAAAGGATGAAGTGGATGAAATTGTCCTTGTGGGGGGCTCCACTCGCATACCCCGCATACGCAAAGTTATCAGGGACTACTTTGATAAAGAACCGAATACATCTGTAGACCCAGATTTGGCTGTGGTCACAGGAGTGGCTATACAAGCGGGCATTGTGGGGGGATCCTGGCCACTTCAAGTCAGCGCCATAGAAATACCGAACAGACATTTAAGGAAAACTAACTTTAACTGA